One window of bacterium genomic DNA carries:
- a CDS encoding HIRAN domain-containing protein: MSRRYRVATYEARPHDDCSFNIVAGSKYKDNIGLLLRAGRRRVRTFDTWDKLGTVCWLVPKRDNPHEPHAVAVYAGTPTSWDEGRSLRVGYIPGRHAQILFPALVKPAQVRGVIVGKRGRYSVKLDADTMYEALFADEG; this comes from the coding sequence ATGAGCCGTCGCTATCGGGTCGCCACATACGAGGCCAGACCCCACGATGACTGCTCCTTCAACATCGTCGCCGGGTCGAAATACAAGGACAACATCGGCCTACTCCTCCGGGCTGGCCGGCGGCGAGTCCGCACCTTCGACACCTGGGACAAGCTCGGCACAGTCTGCTGGCTTGTACCCAAACGGGACAATCCGCACGAACCGCACGCGGTCGCCGTCTACGCTGGCACCCCGACAAGCTGGGACGAGGGGAGGAGCCTCCGAGTCGGCTACATCCCCGGTAGGCACGCCCAGATCCTCTTCCCGGCGCTAGTCAAGCCCGCCCAGGTGAGGGGCGTCATCGTAGGCAAGAGAGGCCGCTACAGCGTCAAGCTCGACGCCGACACTATGTACGAGGCCCTCTTCGCAGACGAGGGCTAG
- a CDS encoding DUF378 domain-containing protein, with protein MDLLDIGVVLAAIGAINWGLIGLFGFDLVAAITTAGKFGETNVLSRIIYVVVGIAGVLAFFTLG; from the coding sequence ATGGATCTACTGGACATAGGCGTAGTCCTAGCGGCCATAGGGGCCATCAATTGGGGCTTGATCGGTCTGTTCGGATTCGACCTGGTCGCAGCTATCACTACAGCAGGCAAGTTTGGTGAGACCAACGTGCTATCCAGGATCATCTATGTGGTCGTTGGTATCGCTGGAGTTCTAGCCTTTTTCACACTCGGTTAG